ACTGtatttggccttttttttttttgccataaatAGTAAAGAAGCTGCTgtattctttaagaaaaaaagtaaaatcctCCTGACTGTTCCAAGCACTAATGGACCAAGTGTTTTTCAATATATATCTGGTACATTGcctaaaaaattaattttttctgcttaaaggAATGTGTTGAGCCTCTTCAAGAGTTGATGGAGGGTCCTGTTGCTGCAGAAGCCACCTCACcagctgaaaatgcagaaggTAACCACAACTGTTTTTGTTATTAGAGAATCCATCTTTCTGTATCTAAAACTCAAGAGATGACacagggtttgttttggtttgttctttaCAGGTGCTGTATTTTGGTTATGTTCAAACTGAAATGCTCTTGCTTTTTTCCAAAGGTCTTTGTAGTACCTGCAGTGTTTTGTTGGGGTTAACTGGTTGTTATTTGACCCTGTATTTTCCTGTGAGATTGGCTGTTTAATTAGACTTACTACTTGAAGTAAATTTGGCTTACTAGCTTGATTCTGACACTGTgattttgatgtttttaaagTAGCAAGCAAGACaatgacaaaataatttcatgtgTGTATCTTTGAGAGCTGTGTAACAGCTCCTCATCTTGTTACCAAATCCTCACAGGGGTTTTCCTGTTTTGTAAAGCAACCTTTTAAGGGTCATTAATCAAGACTAAGATGATTAAACACACTGTGCAGAATGTTAGAAAGGATGTGGGTAATTTCCTCACAATGTGGTTGTGTTCTTTTCTTCATATGTAGCAGCAGAAACTGACAAAtctgatgtgattaaaactcGTTCTTCTACTAAAAGAAAGGTAAGTTTCCTCAGTGATGAtgtctggtttgggtttgttttaacTTCTTCAGGCAGAATTCTTCTCTCTTTTACCTCCTGCTGCTTGTGAGAGTTTTCACAGCCTCAGGTAGGAGGATTATATGTAGCCAAGTATATGGAAATATCTCATGGTGGTCCAGGTGATTATCTTAAGGAAATGTCATTTCATTGTGTTGTGTGAGGAGACAAGCTCTGTAAATCTCAATTTCCAGCTGTCTCTACCTCTAATGACCTCATACAGGAGATTATGGAGACTAATTACAATGTGATTGCATTCAGTGTTGGACTaggatgtatttaaaaaaaaaaaagcagatgtatACTTGCCCACATGGATGTGCACCCCAACAACTTCAAATTCATGTTCCTCAGCAGGACAGCACTGGAGCAGAGGGGGCTGCTCCTGATTTTCCCATCTCAAAAGCCACAAATACAAGGAATGCTGAAGATACTAAGAATCAAAAAAAGGGCAACTCTCAAAGACAAAAGAACACAGCCACATCTGCTGGCAAAAAAACAAAGGTAAGTGACAGCCCACTGCAGGTGGGGAATATTGCTTTGATCTCTCTATCCAAGTGTCTCTTTTCTGGTGGTTTTTATATGATTATTCTTATCTTTGTAGTAAAGATATTGTAAAGGGTGTTAACTTTTCCTGTTGCTGCCAATGTTCTCTTCATCATGTCTATTTTTTTGCTGCACTCACTGCCACACTTCTCTTATTCCTTATTAAGGCTGAGTTGTAAAAGTGTGAGACTTGTAAAAGATTTTAGCTTTCACCTGTTGGAAGGGAAGGCACAAAATCCTTTTCAAACTAAGCATGGATGAAGAATCTTTAGTTTTGAGCTGAAGGACTAATTTCTTTGACACCTAGATTTGGttaaaccaagcaaaaaacagATCTTGTGTTTGAGAAGCAATTCTTTGCTTTGAGAATGAGTGGAACCTTCATTTTAGAGGAAGAAATTGTGATCCATCAAAATCCAGTAATAAGTTGTTGTTTATCTGTTGGAAAATACTGAACAGGCTCATTATGATTACCCTGtgctctgttctgcttttgcaatcttttcagaaaactaaaaatacaaactatgggaagagaaggaagaaaaaagtaaaaaaatctttatatgGGGAAAGAGAGATGGCTTCTAAGAAACCTCTCCTCAGCCCTATCCCTGAAATTCCAGaggttttctcttctgcttcatcTCCAAATTCACCTgaagcaaatgtatttttttcaggtaatGTGGGTTTTAGTATTTTGCATTGCTCTGtcacttctaatttttttttctcaacagttaaaagaaaaattaatagtttATGTTAAGTTCTATGCATGGGTGAAGAGCTCAGTatacattttttactttaaattgcTTCTGTTATAGTAGGGTCCAGAGGACCTTGCATAGATCAATAATCTCCAACTGGATAAACTTAATTCTTGTAAAGCTGAGAAAAGTAAAAGCTGCTTTGTTCTTTGACTGCATGCTGCTGTTTTCATAGTCTTTTACAACTGGTAAGTTGGGCATGAATAAGTAAGTTATGGGCAGTagctttctggtttttggttcttttttacATTACTTTCCTGGAATGGTTGTTCAGAAGGTTGTTTGTATGTAAGTCAAATATtataaagcttttgttttaatacTGAGAAAAGATTTTGTATATTTGCAGTCAGGTAACTCCATGCTTATTCTAATTCAGAGGGCATATTTTTAGGTAATACCAAATCTGGGAATGCTGACAGGGATGTTCTGCAGAAGGCAGTGACTGAAAGGAGAGGACAAACCAGCTTTGCAGTTCCTATGGATTCAACCTCTGAGGACCTGAACACTGGAGAAGCCAACAGCTCCGGTGATGGAGCAGTCCAGGTGTCTGGGGATCTGCAGACTGTTTCTGACATGGATCATAAGGTAACTGACAGCTTAAGGGAACTGTCAGGAAATAAGTCAGCATTCTGCTAGTTTTTTGTGGATCACCTTTTGCCtgtatttaaaacattatttctttttctttttttttcagttttcaaacatTGTGCCAGGTTTTTTACAACAAGAGACTGCAAAtgtaaaagaagcagaagaaagtgGTTCCttaacagaaaatgagaaattccAAGCAAATCTCCTATTGGAGCAGCTACCTGGGCTTGAATTTCTGGACCAAGACATTAATGTACATGAGGGTGCCCAAATAACTCAGCCCCCACAAGAAGATTCTCTAAAAGTTGGTTcagcaagaagaagaagaagaagaagaagaagtaGCTCCACCTATTTTGCTCCTGTTGAAAAGTTTGAGATAGCTGGAAATAATTCTCCAGTTCCTTCTTTTAATATAGAAGAAATCTTATCCAGTTCCCAGCTCAGAAATGACTCCTTAGAGTCTTTTAGAAGACAGAGTGGTAACAGTGGTGCAAAAAGAGTGAGGCGTAGCATGAGATTCCATAaagaaggagcagctgaaggacttGCATGGATTCAAGTACCAGATGAGATGCAGAAGGaccctcccctcccagcttctgctAGGAAAACCCGGAGGACAATAAGCACATCCATCCTGTCAGGAGCTGAGAACATTCACCCCAGAGAACAAAACCTTGCCCAGTGTTCAGCACCAGGGAAGAAGAACAAAGACTCTGCTCCTCTCACTGATGGGCCTTGCagaagatggaggaggaggagcatcTGTGTATCCACACCTCAAGAAACAGGAGCTTGGTCACAGAAAAGGAGCTTAACAAATTCTGTCTGTAGGAAGAGCAGAGGTAACCAAAAACACTATGAAGAAGTAGAAATACCTCTTGAAAATAGCTCTTAACATTTAGCAAGGTTTTATCTGTGATTTCCTAAGGTCAGTATTAGATTGTTACTTTCTCAAGTGtggtttccttccctcttccacttacatctttttttactttagtGCTGTCTGTAAAGCAATAGCAATTAAACACTGCTAATATTATAAATAAACTCAGCAAATGACCAACTTTCTCTGCAGCACCAACTTCAGTCACTTCAAAGAAGGCAAAGATTAATTTATGTCAGCTGGAAGGATTACACTAAGGGTTAGTGAATTTTTATGCATTCATTTGTTGTTGCAGTCTGGGATTTTCTTGTGTTAAATGTCCACAGGAGCAGTGGCAGTGGGgcagttttcctgcagaaatatCAAACATGGAACCACCCCTGGAACACAGTCATGCACAGAGATAACCAAAACAAGTAACAACAACCATCACAGAGACCTCCAAACTCTGGTGAGTCAAACTCAccacagaaaggagcagaatCATTTTGCATATTGAACACATTCATCAGAGAGCCCCCAAACTCCCCAGTTAAATTCCCAACTCAACACATTCCTACAGAAATTGGTTTTAACAGCATAGAAAAGCAACATGGCTGGGAGATGAGACCATACAAAGCAACATGCATGGATCAGTAAATTCAAAAGGGCAGTATATAACAAGTCTTTCAACACTCCATATTgaaactcatttttctttcttcaatttccagctttccagtattttcaattaaaagaaaaatttaaattcaggTGCCAATTGTTCTGTCATGGCTTAGCAGTGAAGTTTATGGTCCACCCAAAGGATAGAATTACTCTGTGTTCTCCCCCCACCACAgagagaagataaaaggggGGAATAAAGACAGGAGactttaagttggaaactgaaaacaattggatacAGGTTTACTAACACAGGGGAAAGGTAAGAACAGAAGGGATAAAGTAAATACACATATAGAGAGGGCAAACTTTGTACATGCCTAAGGGAGCAATACTATTCCATATTTTGCTGATAGAGctcttgccttttttaaaaaaaataagaggctTCAGGCTTAAGATTCTCTTATTCTGAAGTTTACTAGAAGTAAAGTGTGTTTGTAATAGTTAAACATTGAAACTGTAACTTGTGAAAGGACTGGTGCTGTGTGATCCTGGATTGTGGGCAGGCATTGCTCCTCTGCTCAGTGGAGTATTTGTAGGcaatttttcatcaaaatatcTGGGCTCAGAACTTCTCCAAAAGTAACTCTCTTCTTCTTTggtttttcagtgctgtgtctTTCAGTACTTTTATTGTAAGATAATAAAACAGTGAATTTAAAGCAGCACTTTAATAGAGCAGAGACTTCAAAAACCAGGGTAGATTTAATGAAGGAGTGACAGCAATTAAAAACATATAATAAATAGGTAAACATGGAAGTTACCCTCCTCAGCTGGTGATTGCTTCCCAGCCACAGAAAAatcccagcctgggctgggcaccAGTTGGGGATCTCAGGGACAGAAGGTGACCTTGTCTGCTCTCTGgtgaggggctgcagccaggcCCCAGCCCAGCATCACACCAGGAGCCATTTGGTCTTGAGCACGCTGGGAAGCAATGCTCTGGCTGCTGAGTTTGGGTCTCCTgtcccatcctctcctcccccaggctcagctgctccctaTTGTCCTTTGTCATATCCCTGGTGCTGTCCCAGACAGGTTTTTCTGTCAAAGCAGgacaataaaataaagctgtttttcatttctggaCATACCCAGGGTTTGGGGTATGTATACTAAATACAGTGCATATTATTCAGTAATTGAGCTGTCATCTTACTGGTTCCATTTTCCTAGTTTGAACAGAGTAATAAAAAGTGATGGCTGTAGGTGGTCTGCTTAAACATTTGctgttgctttcatttttcatactGTTCTGTTTCAGCCCGAGTGAAATGCCTGTGCCAGCTTGAAGGAAATAGCTTTCTGTTGAAAATGATCACTTCTGTGACCCTGTTTTTAACATTATTGATGTGGAATAAAACACTTAATGTACTTGGCTGCTTTTAGAATGCTTAAAAGCAAACAGACCAGTTTCATTTTTAGgcatattttacttttctctacAGACATCATCAGTTTTTCCCAAGACAGCTCCTAAGGCAACTTAAAAGAAACTTCACTACTTAAATGCTATTCATCTtatgctgctttaaaaacattactGAAGTTATCAAAACAGTTtcctttatgttttattttggggtttgcttttgTGTCTCAATTCATAGATTTGTAAACAGTTCCTTTCACTGCTTCTTGTCGTGGAGTTTGTTGGCTTACCAGGAGAGGGCAGTCTGACACGAGTTTTTATGGTTgtaactgaatttaaaaataatgtcattACTTACAAAACCCTTGAAGTGATACTAATGAAGGTTAGAATCTAAAGCTCCTTGAGATTAAAACTTAATAATAGCTGCTACTTCTAGCattcaaaaaaatcaaaacagcaaCTGAACTACACCCTGAAACTAATCTGGGAAAGTGAAACAGTAATGCACTGTGTTCAAACATGACTTTCTTTATAGAAATCAGACTGCACTCTTCAACACAGCAGAGCACTCCAGTTACAGCTGAGCTGTTGGGCTTTACTTACCAGGTTTTAGGTATCAAATCTTGCTGTGAGAGAAACCTTTGGAGACTGGGGTGTCAGGTACTACATACCAGACTCAAATAGTCAGGTccagcagaggaagaggcaaTAAACCAGTGGGTATGATACCAGAGGGCTTCAACTAACTCTGCCTTGAAGGTGCTGGTGGTGAGGGATCAGTCACAGCACCAACAGGAGATTTTGTCCCTTGAGGTTTCTTGAGTGCTAAGTGCACATCAGATGTGAAGTGTAAGTAAAGtccaagagaagagcaagggTAGGAAAACAAAGCCTGGCGTTTCCTCAtggctctgctgagctgaaAAGGGTTGTTGGGATGCTGGAGATGATAGAGATGTTTGGATAGATGATGGATAGAGATGTTTGATGGCCATTTGGGTGGTTTGCATGTGGAACCTACAGAGAAATAGAGGTTTCAGTTAACAGGACTTGGGACAACTCTTCAGTTATGCAGAAGGTGTTAAGGGAGGAAGGTGTAATCATCTCTTCTCTGTATCTGTATCAAACTGGGCAAGAAATACATGTTTAAATTTGAGACAAATGTCCCTGTTAAACATTAAGGAAAAGTTCCTGCAGCAGAGATAGTTGAGCACAGGAATACATTGCTCAGGAAGTTGTGGAATCTCCATCACTGCAGGCTTTTAAGAGCAGATTAAACAAATATCTGTCAGGAATGACATACGATCCTTCCTAGGGGTGAGGGTAGGGCCTGGATGGCCTCTTGAGGTCTCTCCTGGCTGTATTTTCTGATTGCTTGAGATTAGGGTTGCAAGAGGTGATTTGGGACTTGCCTAATAGCTAATACCTGAGATAGAATCTGTCATGGAATGGGGAGCCAGAGAATTGCTGACACTGGGGGCTGTTTAGCATGGGCAGGAACTGGGGAATTTGGGAGAGAGCTC
Above is a genomic segment from Calypte anna isolate BGI_N300 chromosome 22, bCalAnn1_v1.p, whole genome shotgun sequence containing:
- the CDCA2 gene encoding cell division cycle-associated protein 2 translates to MHRRSKNLNASLEVKENESRCTEEKKEAFFPDLSRNQKICKATKDKKASKKENLSDGNLVHLQSTWKHSKEKELYPSKEDVVSSQVTECFFGALKGDGAAEPALPLNSQENCSRSKPVSLSECYLTPQRDKAEEKSGCAASEKQRKKPVDFATVTIAEFGITPESFTNRPIGKSPTSLKYRRRSSIGVQGSPEHSTLIQYLAQQRSNRQKEAFTWQLSPFRHETLRSLKDKIDAFQTSFASVEEGEETDFGFSGLPQVDDSSQEAASYFSSDITEGVRSNAISDLSRDKVNLVEEQSLEMPAGSTASVTAPITPPRRGNNSLNKCTPNGSHLRPVLKKTPRKQPMDSKEECSSGAVGRGGGESPAVSSCAETSEALHTENTERHSSEMPKKKRVTFGEVLSPEIFDENLPANTPLCRGAAPLPGSHSSSTSARSILTEEPLSQPNFDCNDECVEPLQELMEGPVAAEATSPAENAEAAETDKSDVIKTRSSTKRKQDSTGAEGAAPDFPISKATNTRNAEDTKNQKKGNSQRQKNTATSAGKKTKKTKNTNYGKRRKKKVKKSLYGEREMASKKPLLSPIPEIPEVFSSASSPNSPEANVFFSGNTKSGNADRDVLQKAVTERRGQTSFAVPMDSTSEDLNTGEANSSGDGAVQVSGDLQTVSDMDHKFSNIVPGFLQQETANVKEAEESGSLTENEKFQANLLLEQLPGLEFLDQDINVHEGAQITQPPQEDSLKVGSARRRRRRRRSSSTYFAPVEKFEIAGNNSPVPSFNIEEILSSSQLRNDSLESFRRQSGNSGAKRVRRSMRFHKEGAAEGLAWIQVPDEMQKDPPLPASARKTRRTISTSILSGAENIHPREQNLAQCSAPGKKNKDSAPLTDGPCRRWRRRSICVSTPQETGAWSQKRSLTNSVCRKSRGNQKHYEEVEIPLENSS